A genomic segment from Aegilops tauschii subsp. strangulata cultivar AL8/78 chromosome 1, Aet v6.0, whole genome shotgun sequence encodes:
- the LOC109773673 gene encoding small GTPase LIP1: protein MRFWRDGGASGSGRDLNGGMPYGQVRVLVVGDSGVGKSSLARLILQGSAIARPTQTIGCTVDVKHITYGSPGSSSNSIVGDAERNFFVELWDVSGHDRYRDCRSLFYSQINGVIFVYDLSQRKTKTNLSKWAVEVAESGTFSAPLGSGGPGGLPVPYLVIANKVDIAPRDGRRVSSGNLIDVARQWVDKQGLLPSSEELPLVDSFPGNSGLLTAAKEARYDKEAVVKFFRMLIRRRYFSNELPAPSPWSLTPRGDTILPVETTNDEELFKRKSYGGQRYKYNGVAPLSAQQNVTLPLTPSPQQPMSSSAENYRYHRFSSSAIPDKNSSRTSRLDINL from the exons ATGAGGTTCTGGAGGGACGGCGGCGCGAGCGGGAGCGGGCGGGACCTCAACGGCGGGATGCCCTACGGCCAGGTGCGCGTCCTCGTCGTCGGCGATTCAG GTGTGGGGAAATCTTCATTGGCACGTCTCATTCTTCAAGGTTCTGCGATTGCTCGACCGACCCAAACAATTGGATGTACAGTTGATGTAAAA CATATTACTTACGGAAGCCCAGGGAGTTCATCTAATAGCATTGTCGGTGATGCTGAAAGGAACTTCTTTGTTGAGCTTTGGGATGTTTCAGGGCACGATCGCTACAGAGATTGCCGTTCACTTTTTTATTCACAAATTAATG GTGTCATATTTGTTTATGACCTATCTCAGAGGAAGACAAAGACAAATTTGAGCAAGTGGGCAGTTGAGGTTGCTGAGTCTGGGACCTTTTCAGCTCCTCTTGGGTCTGGTGGTCCAGGAGGTCTTCCAGTTCCTTACCTAGTGATTGCTAACAAAGTAGACATTGCTCCAAGAGATGGTAGAAGAGTTAGCAGTGGAAATCTTATTGATGTTGCTCGTCAATGGGTTGACAAGCAAGGCCTACTTCCATCGAGTGAAGAACTTCCACTTGTGGATAGCTTCCCTGGCAATTCTGGTCTGCTCACG GCTGCAAAAGAGGCAAGATATGATAAAGAAGCTGTGGTTAAGTTCTTCCGCATG TTGATAAGGAGGAGGTATTTCTCGAATGAACTTCCTGCCCCTAGCCCATGGTCTCTCACTCCCAGAGGGGATACCATTCTTCCTGTAGAAACCACGAATGACGAAGAGTTGTTCAAAAGGAAAAG CTATGGCGGGCAGAGGTACAAATACAACGGTGTCGCCCCACTATCTGCTCAGCAGAACGTAACTCTACCGCTCACTCCCTCTCCGCAACAGCCAATGTCCTCTTCTGCGGAGAACTACAGATACCACAGATTCTCGTCATCGGCAATTCCTGACAAAAACAGTAGTAGGACAAGCCGGCTAGACATCAATTTATGA
- the LOC109773698 gene encoding (+)-menthofuran synthase-like, with protein sequence MTTVSLIVMLFNSPFVLTTLAFLLFTLLVSKTRSKVAARRTLPPSPPSLPVFGHLRLLGSLPHRSLRSLAASYGPVMYLRLGRVPTVVACSAAAAEEAMKTRDLAFASRPKLFMVDRFYYGTGGIGFAPYGEHWRQARRVCVTHMLNPHRLLSFRRVRGQEVAALVDRVRRAGTVVNLSDNLIVYSFTAISRATFGDADYGIDGEEGGARLRKVFAEIEELLGTVPMGEKVPWLRWVDVVTGLERKARRAFEEMDGLLERVITDHRQRRGAGDGDQRDFVDVLLAAKELDTNGIKAIILDMLAAATDSTFTLLEWAMAELINHPQEMRKLQDEVRTAVGDAGHVTEDHLPDLRYLKAVVKETLRLHPPTPLLLPRETVEDTQLLGYHVPAGTRVLIHAWAIGRDPATWGDRAEEFVPERFLEYTHEVGQDFAFLPFGAGRRGCPGVRFAMPSNELALASLVYHFDWELAGGRKPPVDMTELHGLSVRLKTPLLLVAKPWSGRGVE encoded by the coding sequence ATGACGACCGTCTCACTTATTGTCATGCTGTTCAACTCGCCCTTCGTCCTCACCACCCTCGCCTTCCTCCTCTTCACCCTCCTCGTCTCCAAGACGCGCAGCAAGGTTGCTGCCCGGAGAACGTTGCCTCCGTCGCCGCCCAGCCTGCCAGTCTTCGGCCACCTTCGTCTACTCGGGAGCCTGCCGCACAGGAGTCTCCGGTCACTGGCCGCGTCTTACGGCCCGGTCATGTACCTACGCCTCGGGCGCGTGCCCACCGTCGTGGCGTGCTCCGCGGCCGCCGCGGAGGAGGCCATGAAGACCCGCGACCTGGCCTTCGCCAGCCGCCCCAAGCTCTTCATGGTCGACCGGTTCTACTACGGCACCGGCGGCATCGGCTTCGCGCCGTACGGCGAGCACTGGCGCCAGGCCCGCCGCGTCTGCGTGACCCACATGCTTAACCCGCACCGCCTCCTGTCCTTCAGACGCGTCCGGGGGCAGGAGGTCGCCGCCCTCGTCGACCGGGTCCGCCGCGCCGGCACCGTTGTGAACCTGAGCGACAACCTCATCGTCTACTCATTCACCGCCATCTCTCGCGCCACGTTTGGCGACGCGGACTACGGGATCGACGGCGAGGAGGGGGGAGCGAGGCTGAGGAAGGTGTTCGCCGAGATCGAGGAGCTTCTCGGCACGGTCCCCATGGGGGAGAAGGTGCCATGGCTGCGGTGGGTCGACGTCGTGACGGGACTGGAGCGGAAGGCGAGGCGCGCGTTCGAGGAGATGGATGGACTGCTCGAGCGGGTCATCACGGACCATCGCCAAAGGCGTGGCGCCGGGGACGGCGACCAGCGTGACTTCGTGGACGTGCTCTTAGCCGCCAAGGAGCTCGACACGAACGGCATCAAGGCCATCATCCTGGACATGCTTGCCGCCGCCACGGATTCAACGTTCACGTTGCTGGAATGGGCCATGGCGGAGCTCATCAACCACCCGCAAGAAATGCGCAAGCTCCAGGACGAGGTCCGCACGGCCGTTGGCGACGCCGGCCACGTCACCGAGGACCATCTGCCGGATCTGCGCTACCTGAAGGCCGTCGTCAAGGAGACCCTCCGGCTCCACCCTCCCACGCCGCTGCTCCTGCCCCGGGAGACGGTCGAGGACACCCAGCTGCTCGGCTACCACGTCCCGGCAGGCACGCGGGTGCTGATCCACGCCTGGGCCATCGGCCGTGATCCGGCGACGTGGGGCGACCGCGCCGAGGAGTTCGTGCCCGAGAGGTTCTTGGAGTACACCCATGAGGTGGGGCAAGACTTCGCGTTCTTGCCCTTCGGCGCCGGGAGGAGAGGTTGCCCCGGGGTCAGGTTCGCCATGCCGTCCAATGAGCTGGCCCTAGCGAGCCTGGTGTACCACTTCGACTGGGAGCTAGCCGGCGGGAGGAAGCCGCCCGTGGACATGACCGAGCTGCACGGGCTCTCCGTGCGCCTGAAGACGCCTCTGCTTCTGGTTGCTAAACCGTGGTCAGGCCGTGGTGTCGAATGA